Proteins found in one Pectobacterium atrosepticum genomic segment:
- the raiA gene encoding ribosome-associated translation inhibitor RaiA — MTINITSKQMDITPAIRQHVEDRLSKLDKWQTQLINPHIILSKEPQGFVADATISTPNGPLVASAKHDDMYAAINELITKLERQLDKLQHKGEARRAVAGVKEANLQPTQEEE, encoded by the coding sequence ATGACTATTAATATTACCAGTAAGCAAATGGATATCACCCCCGCAATTCGTCAACATGTCGAAGACCGTCTTTCTAAGCTGGATAAGTGGCAAACCCAGCTGATTAACCCACATATTATTCTGTCAAAGGAACCACAGGGTTTTGTGGCTGATGCCACGATCAGTACGCCAAATGGTCCACTGGTTGCCAGCGCCAAACATGACGATATGTATGCAGCCATCAATGAGTTAATTACCAAGCTCGAACGCCAGTTGGACAAACTCCAACACAAAGGTGAAGCCAGACGCGCGGTAGCTGGTGTTAAAGAAGCTAATCTACAACCGACGCAAGAAGAAGAGTAA
- the rluD gene encoding 23S rRNA pseudouridine(1911/1915/1917) synthase RluD: MAQQVQLTATVAESQLGQRLDQALAELFPDYSRSRIKEWILDNRVQINGNVINKPKEKVLGGESVAIDALIEEEARWEAQDIKLDIVYEDQDILVINKPRDLVVHPGAGNPDGTVLNALLHYYPEIVDVPRAGIVHRLDKDTTGLMVVAKTVPAQTRLVEALQAREITREYEAVAIGSMTAGGMVEQPIARHATKRTHMAVHPMGKPAVTHYRIMEHFRAHTRLRLRLETGRTHQIRVHMSHIDHPLVGDQLYGGRPRPPKGASDDFIEMLRGFDRQALHATMLRFYHPITGIQMEWHAALPQDMVDLIDALKADTAAFQDQLNW; the protein is encoded by the coding sequence ATGGCACAACAAGTACAACTCACCGCAACGGTGGCCGAATCTCAACTCGGACAACGTTTAGATCAGGCTTTGGCCGAATTGTTCCCTGATTATTCACGATCCCGCATAAAAGAGTGGATTCTTGATAATCGGGTACAGATTAACGGCAATGTCATCAATAAGCCAAAAGAGAAAGTACTTGGCGGCGAATCGGTAGCCATTGATGCATTGATTGAAGAAGAAGCACGCTGGGAAGCACAGGATATCAAGCTGGATATTGTGTATGAAGATCAGGACATTCTGGTCATCAACAAACCCAGAGATTTAGTCGTTCACCCCGGTGCTGGTAACCCAGATGGCACGGTATTGAATGCCTTGTTACATTACTATCCTGAGATTGTCGATGTGCCCCGCGCAGGGATTGTGCATCGGCTTGATAAAGATACCACTGGGCTCATGGTGGTTGCGAAAACCGTACCGGCACAGACGCGTTTAGTCGAAGCATTGCAGGCGCGCGAAATTACCCGTGAGTATGAGGCTGTTGCGATTGGTTCGATGACTGCAGGTGGCATGGTCGAGCAACCTATCGCCCGTCACGCAACCAAGCGTACTCACATGGCGGTGCACCCGATGGGCAAGCCTGCCGTGACGCACTATCGCATTATGGAGCACTTCCGTGCGCATACCCGTTTGCGGTTGCGTCTGGAAACGGGGCGCACCCATCAGATTCGTGTGCATATGTCGCATATTGACCATCCGTTGGTTGGCGATCAGTTATACGGTGGTCGTCCTCGTCCGCCAAAAGGTGCGTCGGATGATTTCATTGAGATGTTGCGTGGGTTTGATCGTCAGGCACTGCACGCTACCATGTTACGCTTCTACCATCCTATTACCGGAATCCAAATGGAATGGCATGCGGCACTACCTCAGGATATGGTCGATTTGATTGATGCGTTGAAAGCCGATACCGCGGCGTTTCAGGACCAACTAAACTGGTAA
- the bamD gene encoding outer membrane protein assembly factor BamD, translating to MTRMKYLVAAATLSLALAGCSSNSKDAVPDSPPSEIYANAQQKLQDGNFKAAITQLEALDNRYPFGPYSQQVQLDLIYAYYKSAELPLAQASIDRFLRLNPTHPNVDYVLYMRGLTDMALDDSALQGFFGVDRSDRDPQYARTAFRDFSKLIQGYPNSQYATDANKRLVYLKERLAKYELSVAQYYTKRGAYVAVVNRVEQMLRDYPDTQATKNALPLMESAYRELQLAAQADKVAKVIAANPA from the coding sequence ATGACGCGTATGAAATATCTGGTGGCTGCCGCCACGTTGAGCCTGGCGCTGGCTGGTTGCTCCAGCAATTCCAAAGATGCGGTTCCTGATAGTCCGCCATCTGAAATCTATGCCAATGCTCAACAAAAACTGCAGGACGGCAACTTTAAAGCAGCCATCACGCAGTTGGAAGCACTGGATAACCGGTATCCCTTTGGTCCCTATTCGCAGCAAGTACAGTTGGATTTGATTTACGCCTATTACAAATCCGCAGAGCTGCCATTGGCCCAAGCTTCTATTGATCGCTTCCTGCGACTCAACCCGACCCATCCAAACGTGGATTATGTCCTGTACATGCGCGGCCTTACCGACATGGCGCTGGATGATAGCGCGCTACAAGGCTTCTTCGGCGTCGATCGTTCCGATCGCGATCCGCAGTATGCCCGCACCGCATTCCGGGATTTCAGCAAGCTCATTCAGGGATATCCGAACAGTCAATACGCCACCGACGCAAACAAGCGTTTGGTTTACCTAAAAGAGCGTCTGGCCAAATATGAACTTTCTGTCGCGCAATACTACACGAAACGCGGCGCTTATGTGGCAGTAGTTAATCGCGTTGAGCAAATGCTGCGTGATTATCCAGATACCCAGGCAACAAAAAATGCCCTGCCGTTGATGGAAAGCGCCTACCGTGAACTGCAACTGGCCGCACAGGCGGACAAAGTCGCAAAAGTGATTGCCGCTAACCCAGCATAA